From the genome of Methylomonas sp. UP202, one region includes:
- a CDS encoding ogr/Delta-like zinc finger family protein produces the protein MTVYCSNCQQKARITSRNNLNDEKTVADLHCQYLNVKECGATFVTMLGFKHYLNPPAQSTLQLAANLLNTLTKAERAALLQGMPPG, from the coding sequence ATGACTGTCTATTGCTCCAACTGCCAACAAAAAGCCCGCATCACGTCCCGCAACAATCTGAACGACGAAAAAACCGTCGCCGATTTGCACTGCCAGTACCTCAATGTCAAGGAATGCGGGGCGACGTTCGTCACCATGCTAGGCTTTAAGCACTACCTCAACCCGCCGGCTCAGTCCACGCTGCAATTGGCGGCCAACTTGTTGAATACTCTCACCAAGGCCGAACGCGCTGCGCTGTTGCAAGGCATGCCACCCGGCTGA
- a CDS encoding VPLPA-CTERM sorting domain-containing protein: MMKRIFLLAGLLFILPSTQASTAFQLEPANGAIAGYRGDTVGWGFLLTNTQNFLVVTGAEFQSSSSPGTFTDFISAPDNFFVVGPGFGASTAWGQSFDDSNQTGLGRFKIADDAAQGTTYGQIVLTYDLFARSPFNPAFDPDTDTLSNGNVLTANASITVNTVPIPAAFWLFASALAGLGISRRPYRR, encoded by the coding sequence ATGATGAAACGCATATTCTTGTTAGCTGGCTTGTTATTCATACTGCCAAGCACCCAGGCCTCGACCGCATTCCAATTGGAGCCCGCCAATGGCGCAATCGCAGGTTACCGAGGCGATACCGTGGGCTGGGGTTTCCTACTGACCAATACCCAAAACTTTCTGGTCGTGACCGGCGCGGAATTTCAATCCTCAAGCTCGCCGGGTACCTTTACCGACTTTATCAGCGCACCCGATAATTTCTTCGTCGTAGGGCCGGGCTTTGGCGCCAGTACCGCCTGGGGACAATCGTTCGATGACAGCAATCAAACCGGATTAGGCCGCTTTAAAATTGCCGACGATGCCGCTCAAGGGACTACCTACGGCCAGATCGTACTGACCTACGACTTATTCGCCCGCAGCCCGTTCAATCCCGCATTCGATCCCGACACCGACACGCTCTCCAACGGCAATGTGTTAACGGCAAACGCTTCGATCACCGTCAATACCGTACCGATACCCGCAGCCTTCTGGTTGTTTGCTTCGGCACTGGCTGGATTAGGGATTTCGCGGCGACCATACCGCCGTTGA
- a CDS encoding IS66 family insertion sequence element accessory protein TnpB translates to MAVTSKWRQHIEEWQGSGLSQVEYCVQEGINVRTFTARLCDYRKRPAVEPVALVPVQIEQPEPASVATPAAAAMVLTDVDGYRLEISSSVSAGWVAELLRCLA, encoded by the coding sequence ATGGCCGTTACATCGAAATGGCGTCAGCATATTGAAGAATGGCAAGGCAGTGGTTTGTCGCAGGTTGAGTATTGCGTGCAGGAAGGCATCAATGTACGGACATTTACTGCCAGACTGTGCGACTATCGCAAACGGCCTGCGGTAGAGCCGGTCGCTTTGGTGCCGGTGCAGATTGAACAGCCTGAGCCTGCTTCTGTGGCGACACCCGCAGCTGCGGCTATGGTCTTGACCGATGTCGACGGTTATAGGCTGGAGATTTCGTCTTCAGTATCGGCGGGCTGGGTAGCCGAGTTGTTACGATGTCTGGCTTGA
- the tnpB gene encoding IS66 family insertion sequence element accessory protein TnpB (TnpB, as the term is used for proteins encoded by IS66 family insertion elements, is considered an accessory protein, since TnpC, encoded by a neighboring gene, is a DDE family transposase.), producing the protein MSGLIDYPAQIWLAVAPVDMRRGLDGLSAIVQQSLGHAPCAGSAFIFRNRAGNRLRLLVWDGNGVWLCQRRLHQGSFVWPRVGDAVFALTQAQWHWLIAGVDWQRLSAQPQADWQV; encoded by the coding sequence ATGTCTGGCTTGATCGATTATCCCGCGCAGATTTGGTTGGCGGTGGCGCCGGTGGACATGCGGCGTGGTTTGGATGGCTTGTCAGCGATTGTTCAACAGAGTCTGGGGCATGCCCCGTGTGCCGGATCGGCGTTTATCTTTCGTAATCGTGCGGGCAACCGGCTACGGTTGTTGGTGTGGGATGGCAATGGGGTTTGGCTGTGTCAGCGCCGTTTGCACCAAGGCAGTTTTGTCTGGCCCAGGGTGGGCGATGCGGTGTTTGCGCTGACGCAGGCGCAATGGCACTGGTTAATTGCTGGAGTCGATTGGCAACGCTTATCCGCCCAGCCCCAAGCCGACTGGCAGGTGTGA
- a CDS encoding helix-turn-helix transcriptional regulator — translation MDKEPVIESCGNVFADLGFSPEEATLLAMRAELMARLRETITERGWTQIQAAEHLGIGQSRVSDLVRGKRDKFSLDMLVTLATRAGRRVELTAA, via the coding sequence ATGGATAAAGAACCTGTAATTGAATCATGCGGCAATGTGTTTGCCGACTTGGGCTTTTCGCCGGAAGAGGCCACCTTGCTGGCAATGCGCGCCGAGTTGATGGCACGGTTGCGCGAAACCATCACTGAACGCGGCTGGACGCAAATTCAGGCCGCCGAGCATTTAGGTATTGGGCAATCGCGCGTGTCCGATCTGGTACGCGGCAAGCGCGATAAATTCAGTCTGGACATGCTGGTAACGCTGGCTACCCGAGCCGGCAGACGGGTTGAATTGACGGCGGCATAA
- a CDS encoding tyrosine-type recombinase/integrase — protein sequence MEGPVPARGQAQRAGIPTRTGHPYMRHSFASHFVMNGGNVLSLQKILGHADISMTMRYAHLAPDHLKDAVLLNPMSNSSTNHPARGHSQVA from the coding sequence ATTGAAGGGCCGGTTCCGGCGCGCGGCCAAGCGCAGCGAGCTGGCATTCCCACGCGGACAGGCCACCCATATATGCGGCATTCATTCGCCAGCCATTTCGTGATGAACGGCGGCAACGTCTTGAGCCTGCAAAAAATCCTGGGCCATGCCGACATCAGCATGACGATGCGCTACGCCCACTTGGCGCCGGATCATCTGAAGGATGCGGTGTTGCTCAACCCTATGTCAAACTCATCCACCAACCACCCTGCGCGAGGGCATTCTCAAGTGGCGTAA
- a CDS encoding type II toxin-antitoxin system RelE/ParE family toxin, which produces MKKLSFIGSSLDDLKNFPAEARRDAGFELDAVQRGVMPSDFKPLLSVGPGAYEIRIHVLGEWRVVYVAKFDNAVYVLHAFHKKTQKTRREDIELAARRYKQLGNIDG; this is translated from the coding sequence ATGAAAAAACTGAGCTTTATCGGTTCCAGCCTGGACGACCTTAAAAACTTTCCCGCCGAAGCTCGCCGCGATGCGGGTTTTGAGCTGGATGCCGTGCAGCGTGGCGTCATGCCATCCGACTTTAAGCCGTTGCTGTCCGTCGGCCCCGGCGCGTACGAGATTCGCATTCATGTGCTGGGCGAGTGGCGGGTAGTCTATGTCGCCAAGTTCGATAACGCGGTGTACGTACTGCATGCTTTTCATAAGAAAACACAAAAAACGCGGCGCGAAGATATTGAGCTGGCCGCTCGTCGTTATAAACAACTGGGGAATATCGATGGATAA